Proteins found in one Thermodesulfobacteriota bacterium genomic segment:
- the murI gene encoding glutamate racemase, whose protein sequence is MIGIFDSGVGGMTVARAIRQLMPGYPFLYFGDLARTPYGSKSPETILDYSRQNTAFLLEKGARVVVVACNTASSVAPEVLRREFPVPIFEVISPVIATVAREGRFRRIGVIGTRATVQSGVYERGLKEAVPGLEVDAEPCPLLVPLVEEGWTSRQETKMILRRYLAPLKARQVEALILGCTHYPLLKHLIQIRIGRRVRIIDSSEEVAVALARFLDQDPGLAAALAGQAPDRFFVSDWTPAAAATAQAIFGRPVHLEKV, encoded by the coding sequence ATGATCGGTATCTTCGATTCCGGGGTCGGCGGTATGACCGTAGCCCGGGCTATCCGGCAGCTCATGCCCGGCTATCCCTTCCTCTATTTCGGGGATCTGGCCCGGACCCCGTACGGCAGCAAGAGCCCGGAGACCATCCTCGACTATTCCCGCCAGAACACCGCCTTCCTTCTGGAAAAGGGGGCGCGGGTGGTGGTGGTGGCGTGCAACACTGCTTCCAGCGTCGCTCCGGAGGTGCTGCGCCGGGAGTTCCCGGTGCCGATCTTCGAGGTGATCTCGCCGGTGATCGCTACCGTGGCCCGGGAAGGCCGGTTCCGCCGGATTGGCGTCATCGGCACCCGGGCCACGGTGCAAAGCGGGGTGTACGAGCGGGGCCTCAAGGAGGCGGTGCCGGGCCTGGAGGTGGATGCCGAGCCCTGCCCCCTGCTCGTTCCCCTGGTGGAGGAGGGCTGGACCAGCCGCCAGGAGACCAAGATGATCCTGCGGCGCTATCTGGCCCCACTGAAGGCGCGGCAGGTGGAGGCCCTCATCCTCGGCTGCACCCATTACCCGTTGTTGAAGCATCTGATTCAGATCCGGATCGGCCGCCGGGTGCGGATCATCGACTCCTCCGAGGAGGTGGCGGTTGCCCTGGCGCGCTTTCTGGACCAGGATCCGGGCCTGGCCGCCGCCCTGGCCGGTCAGGCGCCGGATCGCTTCTTTGTTTCGGACTGGACCCCGGCCGCGGCGGCCACCGCCCAGGCCATCTTTGGCCGGCCGGTGCATCTGGAGAAGGTGTGA